One genomic window of Phoenix dactylifera cultivar Barhee BC4 chromosome 6, palm_55x_up_171113_PBpolish2nd_filt_p, whole genome shotgun sequence includes the following:
- the LOC103701938 gene encoding protein MOTHER of FT and TFL1 homolog 1-like: MASCVDPLVVGRVIGEVVDLFVPTVTMTVSYGLKHVNNGCHVKPSMAINPPMVQIAGRGSDLYTLVTIDPDAPSPSEPTMREWLHWVVVNIPGGTDPSQGEEVVPYMGPRPPVGIHRYVLVLFRQKSRFSMGMGLSLPASRANFNTRAFAAHHDLGLPVAAVYFNAQKEPANRRR; the protein is encoded by the exons ATGGCCAGCTGCGTGGATCCCCTTGTGGTAGGGAGAGTGATAGGTGAGGTGGTGGATCTCTTCGTTCCCACCGTGACCATGACGGTGAGCTATGGATTGAAGCATGTCAACAACGGCTGTCACGTGAAGCCATCGATGGCTATCAACCCTCCGATGGTCCAGATCGCAGGCCGAGGATCTGATCTCTACACTCTG GTCACTATTGATCCAGATGCACCCAGTCCTAGTGAACCGACCATGAGGGAGTGGCTCCACTG GGTGGTGGTTAATATACCAGGTGGAACAGATCCCTCCCAAG GGGAGGAGGTGGTGCCGTACATGGGACCGCGGCCGCCGGTCGGGATCCACCGCTACGTTCTGGTGCTTTTCCGGCAGAAGTCGAGGTTCTCGATGGGGATGGGGCTGTCTCTGCCGGCGTCCCGCGCCAACTTCAACACCCGTGCCTTCGCCGCCCACCATGACCTCGGCCTCCCCGTCGCCGCCGTTTACTTTAATGCCCAGAAGGAGCCCGCCAATCGCCGCCGCTGA